From Chloroflexota bacterium:
CATGATCTCGGCGCGCTTCGCGAGCGATGTCGCTCGCCACGCGGGAAAGGCCGCCTTCGCAGCCGCCACCGCGGTGTCGACCTCCTCGACCGACGCGAAGGCCACCTCTCGGGCGATCCGCCCGGTCGCCGGATCGTAGACCGGCCCGTGGCGAGCGGATGTCCCGGCGACTCGCCGGCCACCGATCCAGTGATCCACGCGGGCGAGGCCGGCGCCTCCCGCGGGCTGCCCGCTCGGCGTCGCACCGGACGGGAGATGCGGTTCGGCGACCTGCGTCATGTCGATCCCTCGCTGTTCGTCAGCCGCCCGGATGCGCGCAACCTGGCGAATGCCGGCCACGTTCGAGCGAAACCGGTCGTCGCGTCGTGGACGACGACCGCTCGGGCAAGGATAGCGCGATGGTCGATGGGGACGGTTCGAGACTTATGCGCGGGGCGGATCCGTGGGATCCGGCCAGTCCGCCATGGCCAGGTCGCCCGCAGCCCGGACGCGGCGGCGCGTGGTCCATCGGCGGACGACGAGGCTCGCCAGCGCGACCGACGCGACCCCGAGGGCGAGGACGCCGCCGGCCGGGAGCGGGCCGAGCAGCGGGTCGTCGCGCCAGGTGGCGGAGACGACGGCGCGACCGAGGGCCCAGATGAGCAACGCGACGAGGAATACCGAGCCGTCTCGGGCGCGGAAGCCGCCGAGGGCCGTGAGGAGGCCGACGACCACGAGGACGAGGCCGGCGACGATCGCGCCGTACACCTGCGCCGGATGGGCCGGGATCGCCGGCCCCAGCGAGCCCCACGGACCGGCACCTCCATATGCGAGCGCCCACGACGCGTCGGACGACGCGCCCTGGCCACTGCCTCCGAGCACCCGGGCGAGCTCGCCGAGCCCGATCGTCAGGAAGACTGGCACGACCGCAGCGTGGAGCCAGCGACCCACGGGGGCGTCGAGCAGGCGTGCGACATACGCGCCGGTGAGGGTCGCCCCGACGACGGCCAGGCTGAGTTCGAGGCTCCCCTGGCCCGGATCGAGGATCGTCGACGAGTTCGCGGCATAGAAATCGCGATGGAGCAGGACGTAGCCGATGCGTCCGCCGACGGCCGCGCCCGGCACGGCCCCGAGCACGATGAACAGGAGGTCGTCACGGCGAAGCCTGGCCCGATCCCCCCGCGCCCACGCGGGTGTCGCCGGGCCATCGACCGCCGTCCGTCCGGCGATGACGGCGGCGAGCAGGATCCCGACCAGCACCGAGCCGGCGATGCCGAGGGTCTCCCAGCGCACGCCATACCCGCCGAAGCGGAGGATCGGGTCGAAATCGAGGACGATCGCGGCAAACGGCACGGTGCCCGAGAGTGTAGCCGTCGCACCGGGCGACTCGACGTGGACTGGAGGCTGGACGTGGACGACGCGTTCGGTTGAGCGTCGACCTGTCGTCAGGCCGACAGGTCGTTTGTCGGCTCGAAGCTCACGGACGCGTCGGCCAGCCGACCATCATCCGCCCGTCGGATACCCTCGGCGTGAGCCATCCGACCGGTCGGTTCCCGGCCCAGAGGGGGGAGGGCCGGGCATCGACCCGGGCGCCGGTCTGACCCCCTCGACGCTCGGATTCTCAGGCCTCGAGCTCCGGCGCCCCGTCAGCCGAGCGTGGCGAGCGTCGCCACCAGCTCCCGCACCGCGCCGACGCTTCGGTCGAAGGCGGCTCGCTCATCCGGCGCGAGCGCGATCTCCATGACCCGCTCCATGCCACCCGCGCCCAGAACGATCGGGACGCCGACGAACAGGTCCGAGGTCCCGAACTCGCCCTTGAGGAGCACCGCGCACGGAAGGACCCGCTTCCGATCGTGGAGGATCGACTCGACCATCTCGAAGACGGACGCTGCCGGTGCATAGAAGGCCGAACCGCTCTTGAGGAGCGCGACGACCTCCGCGCCGCCGTTGGCGGTCCGGGCGCAGAGGGCGGCGACCCGCTCGGGCGTCATGAGCTCCGTGATCGGGATCCCGGCGACCGTCGAGTACCGCGGGAGCGGCACCATCGTGTCGCCGTGACCGCCGAGGACGAAGGCGTGCGTGTCGCTCACGCTGACGCCGAGCTCCTCGGCGATGAACGAACGGAAGCGCGCGGAGTCGAGCACCCCGGCCATCCCGAGCACGCGCTCGCGCGGGAAGCCGGACGCCTCCATCGCCACGTGGCACATCGCGTCGAGGGGGTTGGTGACGATGATGAGGATCGCGTTCGGCGAGACGGCGGCGGCCGCCGATACCACGGCCCGGACGATGCCCGCATTCTTCGCCAGGAGGTCGTCGCGGCT
This genomic window contains:
- a CDS encoding prolipoprotein diacylglyceryl transferase; protein product: MPFAAIVLDFDPILRFGGYGVRWETLGIAGSVLVGILLAAVIAGRTAVDGPATPAWARGDRARLRRDDLLFIVLGAVPGAAVGGRIGYVLLHRDFYAANSSTILDPGQGSLELSLAVVGATLTGAYVARLLDAPVGRWLHAAVVPVFLTIGLGELARVLGGSGQGASSDASWALAYGGAGPWGSLGPAIPAHPAQVYGAIVAGLVLVVVGLLTALGGFRARDGSVFLVALLIWALGRAVVSATWRDDPLLGPLPAGGVLALGVASVALASLVVRRWTTRRRVRAAGDLAMADWPDPTDPPRA
- the mdh gene encoding malate dehydrogenase; amino-acid sequence: MARHKVTVIGAGNVGATSAQRIAEAGLADVVLVDIVEGLPQGKGLDLAEAAPVVGHDARVVGTNDYADTAGSDVVVVTSGLARQPGMSRDDLLAKNAGIVRAVVSAAAAVSPNAILIIVTNPLDAMCHVAMEASGFPRERVLGMAGVLDSARFRSFIAEELGVSVSDTHAFVLGGHGDTMVPLPRYSTVAGIPITELMTPERVAALCARTANGGAEVVALLKSGSAFYAPAASVFEMVESILHDRKRVLPCAVLLKGEFGTSDLFVGVPIVLGAGGMERVMEIALAPDERAAFDRSVGAVRELVATLATLG